CGTCGTCGTGGACTACGCGGGCCCCGCGACGGCCGACGGTGCACCGGGCGACACCGTGCACCCGTGGTCGGCGGCGACGCTGCACCCGTACACCTGGAGCGCGGGCGGACCGCCGCGCGCCCCGACGGACATCGCGCTCAGCGGACCGTCGGGGCACCGCCCCGGCGACCGGATCACGGTCCACACCCTGCGCGGCACCGAGGAGTTCACCGTCAGCGGCGTGCTGGACAGCGCCGCACCGCCCGCCCTCTACGCCACCGACGCCGTCGCCGCCACCCTCGCCAGTGGACGGATCCACGCCGTGGCGCTGACCGCCCGCTCAGGCGACGCCGGCGCGCTGGCCGGCCGGGTACGCGCCGCGGTCGGCGACGCCCCCGCGCAGGTGCTCACCGGCAACGACCGCCGCAAGGCCGAACCGGACCCGGACGGGGAGAAGCTGGAGGTCGCCATCTCCCTGCTCGCGACCACCTGCGGCCTGGCCGGGTTCGTGTCCATCTTCGTGGTGTCCGGCACCTTCGGGTACGCGGTGGCGGCCCGGCGGCGCGAGTTCGGGCTGCTGCGCACGGCCGGCGCCACGCCCCGGCAGGTCCGCCGGCTGGTGCTGGGCGAGGCCCTCGCGGTGGGCGTGCTCGCCTCGCTCGCCGGCGGCGCCCTCGGCACCGTGCTGGCCCCGCCGTTCGCGCACTGGCTGGCCCGGATCGAGTTCGCGCCGAGCAACTTCACCGCGCACTTCATCTTCTGGCCGGTCGCCTCCGCGTTCGGCGTGGGACTCGCGGTCGCGCTGACCGGCGCCTGGCTGGCCGCCCGGCGCGCCGGCCGGGTCCGGCCGGTGGAGGCGCTGCGCGAGGCCGCCCTGGACCGCCGGCCGATGACGCTGGCCCGCTGGGTCGTCGGGCTGGCCGCGATCGGCGGGGCGGTGCCGATGATCGCGGTCTTCTCCAGCATGCGCTCGGCCGACGCGACCGCGCTCGTGCTGCTCGTCGGGATGATGCTGATCGTCGCCTGCGCGATGTTCGCGCCGCTGCTGATCCCGCCGCTGGTCGGGCTGCTCACCGCGCCGCTGTCCGCCGCCCGCGGCGCCGCCGGCATGCTGGCCCGGCACGGCGCCCGCACCTCGGTCCGGCGCACCGCCGCCACCGCGGCGCCCATCCTGGTCACCGTCGGCATCGCCGGGTCCACATTGGTCTCCCTCGGCACCCTGTACGCCGCCCTGGAAAGCGCCGCCCGGGACCGGATCGTCGCCGAGGCGATCGCCGTCCCCGACGGCTCCCCGGGCCTGTCCGACCCGGCCATCGCGGCACTGCGGGCCACACCGGGCATCACCGCCGCCGTCCCCACGACCGACACTCCCGTGTACGTCAGGGACGGTGACAGCCCGGAGGACTGGTCCGGCCGGTACATCAGCGGACCCGACGCGGCCAGCGTGCTCAACCTCCCCCTCGTGGCGGGCGACCTGACCGCCCTGGTCGGCACCGACACGATCGCCGTGCCGGAGGGCCGGTGGGGTCTCGGCGACACGGCCGACCTGTGGCTCGGCGACTCGACGCCGGTCCGGCTGCGCGTGGTCGCGGTCCTCGCCCCGCAGCTCGACCTGGCCGACACCGTGCTGTTGCCGTGGGACCTACGCGCCTCGCACGGGCAGCCGCTCGCCTCCACCGTGTACCTGCGCGGCACACCTCCGGCCACAGTGGATGGTGCCGTCGTCGTCGCGACCGGCAACTACGTCTCCGCCGCCGACGAGGAACAGGCCCGGATCAACCGGCTCGCCTCCATCGCCGTGCTCGGCATGGCGCTGCTCTACACGGGCATCGCGATCGCCAACACGCTCGTCATGGCCACCGCCGACCGGTCCCGGGAGCTCGCCACCCTCCGCCTCACCGGCGCCACCCCGCGCCAGCTACTGCGGATGATCGGCATCGAGGCGGTCCTGGTCACCTGCGTCGGCGTCCTGCTCGCCGGCGTGGTGACCCTGGTCACCGTCGCCGGCATGCGCTCGGGCCTGGCCGGGCTGGCCCCGTCCGTACCCATCACCGCGCCCTGGCCGGCCCTCGCCGGAATCGCCCTGGCCTGCCTGGTCACCGCGGTGCTGGGCAGCCTGATCCCGGCGACGCTGCTGCTGCGCCGCCGCCCGATCGAGCTGGCCGGCATCCGCGAGTAATCCCTCTCTATATGATCAAGGCATGGTCACCACCGCCCCGGACGGCCGCGCCGGGATCGACGCCACCCTGGTGCGGCGCCTGCTCGCCGCCCAGTTTCCACAGTGGAGCGACCTGCCGGTGACACCGGTGGCGGCCGACGGCTGGGACAACCGCACGTACCGCCTGGGCGAGGACATGACGGTACGCCTGCCCACCGCGCCCGGGTACGTCCCGGCCGTGGCCAAGGAGCACGAGTGGCTGCCCCGGCTGGCGCCCGCCCTGCCCGTCGCGGTCCCGCCGGTCCTGGCCATGGGCGAGCCCGGTGCGGGATACCCGTTCCCGTGGTCGGTCCGCGGCTGGCTGCCCGGGGAGCCGGCCGACCCGGCCAGGATCGACGACATGCCGGGGCTCGCGGTGGCGGTGGCGGAGTTCATCCGGGCCCTGCAGCGCTGCGACACCAACAGTGGCCCGCTCGCCGGCGCGCACAGCTTCTACCGCGGCACCCCGCCGGCCCACTACGACGAGGAGACCCGCCGCTGCCTGGTCGAGCTGGCCGGGCAGGTCGACACCGCCCGCGCCGCCGCCGTCTGGGACGCCGCCCTGGCCGCCGAGTCGCGCGGTACGCCGGTGTGGTTCCACGGCGACATCGCCTCCGGAAACCTGCTGGTCGACGGCGGCAAGCTGGCGGCCGTCATCGACTTCGGCACGTCGGGCGTCGGCGACCCGGCCTGCGACCTGGTGATCACCTGGACGATGTTCACCGGGGCCAGCCGCGACGCGTTCCGGGAGGCGGTCGGTCAGGACGAGGGCACCTGGGCCCGGGCGCGCGGCTGGGCCTTGTGGAAGGCGCTGCTGGTCCGGGATTTCCGCGTCCTCGGCGAGGTGCTCGCTAGCGAGGGCTGATCACCTGACGGGAACGGGCCCCGGACGATCCCGTTGAGCGTGATCCGGCCCACCAGGTCATCCGCGTCATCGACGATGAACGCCCGTGAAATAGTCCTCGGCCGGCAGCGGCTCCCAGGGCGCCATGAACGCCCGGTTGGCGCGTGCCAGCTCCGCCAGCGCGACGGCGTCGTCGACGGCGATCAGTCGGGTGTCACTCACCGGCCAAGTCTGCCGGATTGGCCCGCGACGGCCAGCGCGCCCTCGCCGTACGGTCGCGGTGTGGAGATCCTGCGCTACACCGCGTTCAGCACCGACCCGGCCGGCGGCAACCCGGCCGGGGTCGTCCTCGACGCCACCGGAGCCGGCGACGCCGCCATGCAGCGCGTCGCGGCCGACGTCGGGTACTCAGAGACCGCGTTCCTCATCCCGCGCGGCGACCGGCGCTTCGACGTCCGCTACTTCAGCCCCAAGGCCGAGGTGCCGTTCTGCGGCCACGCCACGATCGCCTCCGCCGCCGCGTACGCCGACCGGCACGGACCCGGCGTCCTGCGCTTCGACACCCGGGCCGGCGCGGTGCAGGTGTCCACGGCGGTGACGCCGGACGGCGCGACCACCGCCACCCTGACCAGCGTCCCGCCCAAGACCGCTCCGCTGCCCGACGCCGACCTGGCGGCTCTGCTCGCCGCGCTGCGCTGGGCGCCCGGCGACCTCGACCCCGCGCTGCCGCCCCGGGTCGCCTTCGCCGGTGCCTGGCACCCCGTCATCGCCGCCGCCACCCGCGCGCGCCTCGCCGACCTGGCGTACGACATGGACGCGCTCGCCGCGCTCATGGCCCGCCGCGACTGGACCACCATCGACCTGGTGTACCGCGAGTCTCCGGACGTGTTCCACGCGCGCAACCCGTTCCCGCCCGGCGGCGTCGTCGAAGACCCCGCGACCGGAGCCGCGGCCGCCGCGTTCGGCGGCTACCTGCGCGAGCTCGGCCTGGTGGAGCCGCCCGCGACGGTGACCGTCCACCAGGGCGTCGACATGGGCCGCCCCAGCACCCTGACCCTCACCATCCCCGCCGCACCCACCTCCGGCATCTCCGTAACCGGCCCCGCCATCCCCCTCCCCTAGCCACCCCCGCCGCGACGCCCGCCCCATCGTCGAGCTCGCCCCTCTTGCGCGTCGATCAAGGGCATATGGTCGTGGTTTGATCTCTTTTCCACGACCGTTTGCCCTTGATCGGCGCAGAAGTCCTTGATCGACGCACGAGGCGCGCGGCGGGCGCTTTGCCGGCCCCCGCACGGCAGCGAGGGCACGCGGACAGGCCGGGCGACCCCGCGACTGGAACACCAGTGCTGCCATCCGCACCTCATAACAACACTGGTGTTCCAGTCGCGGGGTCGAAGCGCTTCCCGCCGGTGCCCCGCAGTCCTCCCGACGTGGCGAATCCGGGTGATCAGCAGCAAAGCATCCGGATTCGCCCGCACCTGCCCGGATTCACCGCGCGGCGCTCGGCGGGGCGGCCCTGCATGGGCTGCGGCGTGAGAAGGGGTCCCCTGTTCACGGCATACGGAGCCCTACTCACGCCACAAGCTCCCAAAGGGGGTCCCCTACTGGGGAGTAACGAGCCCACCAACCGCGCCGCCCGCGCCCCGCCAAGCCGGGCCGGCCCACACCGCCGCGCCCCGCCGCCGCAGCGCCCACCATGGCCCGTCGCGCCCGCCGCCGCCGCGTCCGGTCGCGCCGCGCCCCGCCGATCAAGGACTTCCGCGCCGATCAAGGGCAAACGGTCGTGGAAAAGAGATCAAACCACGACCATATGCCCTTGATCGACGGGGACGAGCCCGACGGGGACGAGCCCGACGGGGGCGAGGCCCACGACGAGCGAGACCCACGACGAGCGAGGCCCACGACGAGCGAGGCCCGGGGGGCTAGGGGACTACGGCGATTTTGCGGCCTACGCCCTCGCGGAACTGGGTCATGGCGGCGGCGTAGTCGTCCAGCTTGTAGCGGTGGCTGATGAAGACGTCGGGCGGGAGGATGCCGGTCGCGAACAGTTCCCCCGCGCGGTCGAAGCTCTGCAGCACCGCCATCGACCCGGTAATCGTGATCTCCTGGTTGTAGATCTTGTACGGCTCGATGGTGGCGCGGGCGCCGTACGAGGCGACGCCGAACTGGAGGAACGTGCCGGCCTTGCCGACCCGGCCCAGCCCGTCGGTGATGGCCGCCTCGACGCCGGTGCAGTCGATGACGACATCCCAGCCTCGCGGGAAGCCGTCAAGCGACGAAGCCGACTCGACCGCGTGCGTGCAGCCGAGCAGGCGAGCGGTCGCCAGCCGCGAAGGGTTGATGTCCACCATGGACACCGAGGCGGCACCGGCCCGCTTGGCCAGCTCCATCATCATCAGCCCCATCGTGCCGGCGCCGTAGATGAGGTAGTGGTCGGCCAGGTTTCGGGGCAGCCGGTCGAAGCCCCGCACCGCACAGGACAGCGGCTCGATGAGGGCGGCGTCGGCGACGTTCACGGATGGGGGCAGGCGGAAGCAGTTCGCGGCCGGGGCGAGCGCGTACTGGGCGGCGCCGCCGGGGCGGGTGACGCCGATGGCGTTCCAGTTCTCGCACAGGTTGCCGCGGGCCCGCTTGCACTGGTAGCACTCGCCGCAGTACAACGACGGGTCCACGGCGACCTGGTCCCCCACGGAAACGTCGGTCACGTCGGCGCCGACCTCGACGACCCGGCCGGCGAACTCGTGCCCCGGCACGATCGGGTACGCGGGCGCGAACTCGCCGTCCATGATGTGCAGGTCGGTGCCGCAGATCCCGCAGCTGGCGACCTCGACGACCACCTCCCGGGGGCCCGGGGTCGGGTCGGGCACCTCCTGGACGGCGATCTGCCCGGGGGTGACGATCACAGCGGCCTTCACTTGACGGCTCCCATCGACAGACCCCGCACAAGCTGTTTCTGCGCCAGCCAGCCGGCCAGCACCACGGGCAGGGACACCAGCGTGGCGGCGGCACACAGCCGGGCCAGGAACAGCCCCTCGGAGGAGATGAACCCGACCAGGAAGATCGGCGACGTGCCGGCGCGGGTCGCGGTCAGGTTGACCGCGAAGAAGAACTCGTTCCAGGAGAAGATGAAGCAGATCAGCGCGGTGGCGGCCAGTCCGGGCGAGACGATCGGCAGCAGCACCCGCCGGATGGTCAGCAGCAGCCCGGCGCCGTCCATCTCGGCGGCCTCCAGCACCGAGCGCGGTACCTCCAGCAGGAACGAGCGCATCATCCAGATGGCCAGCGGCAGGTTCATGGCGGTGTAGAGCAGGACCATCGTCCAGATGTTGTCCAGCATGCCCAGCTCTTTGACGACGAGGTAGATGGGCAGCAGGGCGGCGACGGCCGGCAGCATCTTGGTGGAGATGAAGAAGAACAGCACGTCCCGCCACTTCTCCACGGGCCGCAGCGACAGCGCGTACGCCGCCGGGGTGGCCAGCACGAGCACCAGCAGCGTGGAGAACAGGCTGGCCATCAGCGAGTTGAGCAGGTACGGGGTGATGTCCCGGTCGAACACCTGCCGGTACCCGTCCAGGGTGGGGGTGAAGACCCAGGAGGTGGCGTCGACCTCTCGCTTGAACCCGGTCAGCACCATCCACAGCACCGGAAAGAAGAACACCAATCCCGCGAACCACGCGGCGACGGTGGCCAGGGACCGCCTCATCTCGTCACCTCCATCCGGAACAGGCCGGATATGACCCGCAGCGCGAACGTGGCGACCACGATCGTGCCGAACACCACGACCACGCCGGCCGCGGCGGCCTCGCCGTACTCGAACTTGCGGAACGTGGTCAGGTAGATCTCGTACGGCAGGTTCGTGGTCGCGGTGCCCGGTCCGCCCTGGGTGATGGTGAAGACCGCGTCGAACGTCTGCACCAGGTAGATCGAGCCGAGCAGCGCGCTCAGCTCCAGGTACGGCCGCAGGTACGGCAGCGTCACGTACACGAACGTCTGCCAACCGGTGGCCCCGTCCACCCGGGCCGCTTCGAGCGTCTCCAGGGACTGCGCCTGGAGCCCGGCCAGGATGATCAGCATCATGAAGGGGGTCCACTGCCACACCAGCGTGGCGACGACGGCGACCATCGGGTACTGCGAGACCCAGTCGGTGCTGCCGCCCAGGACGCCGTTGATGAGGCCGTAGGCGGGGTTGTAGAAGGCGTGCTTCCACAGCAGCGCCGCCGCCATCGGCATCACCAGGAACGGGGTGATCAGCAGGGTACGCACGACCCCGCGGCCCGGAAACCTACGGTCCAGCAGGATCGCCAGGCCCAGCCCGAGCAGCACCGACACGATGACCGCGCTGGCGGTCAGCACCACCGTGTTGACGAGCGCCGCCCGCAGCCGCTCGTCGGACAGCACGGTGCCGTAGTTGGACAGGCCCACAAAGGACCGTGAGCCCGGCCGCAGCGCGTTCCAGCTCACTGTGGACAGGTAGAGCGTGACCAGGAACGGCACCTGCGTCACCACGATCGCGAACACCAGGGCCGGCAGCAGCGGCGCCCTTCGGGACCACCGGTCCCGCCGGGAGGGCGCCGGCCCGACCCGCCGTGCGGCGTGTCGAGCGGGCGCCTTCACCATCGTGGCGGAGCTCATTTGCGGTACTTCTTCGCCACGTCCTCGGCGAGCTTCTGCCCGTCGGCGAGTGCCTTGTCCACTGTGGTCTTTCCGGCGATGGCGGCCGACACCTCCTGGGACACCTTCGTGCCCAGGTCGGCGAACTCGGGTATGCCGACGAACTGCACGCCGATCGCCGGTCGTGGCTGTACGCCGGGGTTGGTCGGGTCGGCCTCTTCGATCGCCTTGAGCGTGATGTCCGCGAACGCCCCGGCCGACTGCTTGTACTCGGGGATGTTGTACGTCGAGGCGCGTTTGCCGGCCGGCAACCGGGACCAGCCCAGCTTCTCCCCCACCAGCTTCTCGTACTCCTTGCCGGTGGCCCAGGAGATGAACTTCCACGCCGCGTCGGCCTGCTTTGTCGTCTTCGGCATCGCCCACGCCCAGGCCCACAGCCAGCCGGACGACTTCGTCTTGACCACCGGGGCGTACACGTAGCCGACCTTGCCGGCCACCTTGGACGCGGACGCGTCCTCCAGGGTGCCCGCCGCGGACGTCGCGTCGTACCACATCGCGGCCTTGCCCTGCCCGAACGTGTTCAGGCACTCGGTGAACCCGGCCTGCGGCGCGCCCGCCTCCCCGTGCTGGCGCACCAGGTCGACGTAGAATTTCGTCGCTTCGGCGAAGGGTGCCGCGCTCACCTGCGGGTTCCAGTCCTTGTCGAACCAGGTGCCGCCGAACGTGTTCACCACTGTCGTGAGTGGAGCGAAGACCTCACCCCAGCCGGGCAGCCCGCGCAGGCAGATCCCGGCGACGCCGGCCTGCTTGTCGTCGAGCTTGGCGGCGAAGTCGGCGACCTGCTGCCAGGTCGGCCGCTCGGGCATCGTCAAACCCTTCGCCGCGAACAGTTCCTTGTTGTACATCAGGAACGACGACTCGCCGTAGAACGGTGCGGCGTACAGCTTTCCGTCCTCACCGGACAGTGACTGCACCATCGGTTGCAGCAGGTCGGCCTTGTCGTACGCGGAGTCCGCGTCGGCGTACGACGACAGCTCGTGCAGCCAGCCGTTCTTGGCCCAGATCGGCGCCTCGTACGCGCCGATGGTCGCCACGTCGTACTGGCCGCCCTGGGTGGCCACGTCCTGGGTCACCTTGTCGCGCAGTTCGTTCTCCGGCAGGATCGTGAACTTCACCGTGATGCCGGTGGCCTTGGTGAAGTTGTCCGCGGTGAGCTTGGCGATGTCTTCCATCTGCGGGTTGCCCACCATCAGCGCGGTGATCGTCTTGCTGTCACCACCGCCGCCGTCGCTGGAACCACCGCCGGCGCCGGAGCACCCACTGAGGACAAGTACGGATATAACAGCAAATATACGGAGACGCGACACAGCAACCTCCCACGAAAGAGCGTCGCGATGCGATTCAGACCCGGATGATCTGCGGTCCGAGCATGGAATAGCGGTGCGCCTCGGACGCCGGCAGCGCGGTGTCCGTGACGATGGTCTCGAAGTCCCCGACCTCGGCGAAGCGGCAGAAGCTGCTCACCCCGAACTTCGTGTGCACCCCGGCGAACACGCGGCGCCGGGCCACCCGCATGACCTGGGCCTTGACGTCGGCCACGGCCGGATCGGGGGTGGTCAGGCCGTGTTCCCGGGAGATCCCGTTGGCGCCGACGTACGCCAGGTCGATGACGAAGCCGGCGAGCATCCTGGTGGCCCAGTGGTCCACGGTGGCGAGGGTGCGGCCACGCACCCGGCCGCCGAGCAGCAGGACGGTGGTGGACGTGTTCGTGGCGAGGACGGCCGCGGTGCTCAGCGACGCGGTCACCACGGTCAGCGGCCGGTCCGTCGGCAGCGCCTCGGCGATGAGCTGCGGGGTGAACCCCTCGTCCACGAAGACGGTCTCGGCGTCGCCGAGCAGGTCGACGCAGGCGGCCGCGATCCGCCGCTTCTCCGGCACCCGCCGCGTGGTCCGCATCGCGAGGGTGGTCTCGAAGCGGGCCGTCTCGACCGGGTGCGCCCCGCCGTGCGTCCGCTTGACCAGCCCGTGCTGCTCCAGCGTGCGCAGGTCGCGGCGGATGGTCTCGGGCGCCACGGCCAGGTCGGCGGCGAGCTTGCCGACGTCCACGTCGCCGTTGCTGCGCGCCAGGATCAGGATCCGGTGTTGCCGTTCCTCGGCGTTCACGCCCGCCACCTCCCCCCTTTTCTTGCTCCCCTAACCGCGGGGGGCCCGGAAAGCCCCCGATTCGGTAACCACTTTCTAACACCGTCGAAACGGTGTGAGCCGGTTCACAGCCGAGCTTCCTACGCCTGACTTTGCCCGTTCGGGCCACGAGGATCAACGCTTGCTGTGGGATAGATAGGGCACTAAGCCTCTATTCGGTCGCCCGGGTGGGCACAGGGGCCTGCCCGTTTCACGCCCGCGTGTGCCGCCACTCGTGCATGAGCAGCCAGGCCAGGTAGACGCCGCCGACCGCGGCGGTCGCGAGGCCCACCGGCAGCGGCGTCGGCGCGAAGAGCCGCTGGGTGGCCAGGTCACTGCCGGTCAGCAGCAGCGCGCCCATCAACGCCGCCGGCCACAGGCCGGGCCCGGCCGACCGGGTCAGCCGCCGCGCGAGCTGCGGCGCCGCGAGCGCCACGAAGCCGATCGGCCCGGCGGCCGCCGTCGCGACCGCGCTCAGCGCGACGCTCACCACAATCAAGATCGCCCGGGTACGCCCAACGGGCACCCCGAGTGCCCGCGCCGCGTCATCGCCCATCTCCATCATGGACAGTCGCCGCGCGAGGAGGAACGCGATCGGCAGCAGCACCGCCATGGCGAGCGCGACCGGCCGTACGTGGTCCCAGCGGCGCCCGTTGAGGCTGCCGATCAGCCATACCTGGGCGGACATGGCGTCGTCCAGGCTGGCGCGGGCGATCAGGTAGTTGTTCAGCGCCAGGAACATCGCGCTGAGCCCGATGCCGATGAGGATGAGCCGGATCCCGGACAGCGACCGCCGGAACGCCACCCCGTACACCAGCAGCAGCGTGCCCAGCCCGCCGACCACGGCGCCGGCGGCGACCTCGTACATGCCGCCGTCGAAGAGCAGGATGACGATGACCGCGCCGGCCGCCGACCCGTTCGTGAAGCCGATGATGTCCGGGCTGCCCAGCGGGTTGCCGGACAGCCGTTGCATGACCGCGCCGCTGACCCCGAGGGCGGCGCCGACCAGCAGCCCGGTGAGCAGCCGCGGCAGCCGCAGCGTCAGGACGATGAAGTCGGTGCCGGGCGGCCCGTGCCCGGCGATCGCCTTGAGCACGTCGAGCAGCGGCACCGGGTAGTCGCCGGTGGTCATGGTGACCGCGCCGACGCCGGCCGCGGCGACGGCGAGCGCCACGCACACGGCGAGGACCCGGCCGTGCACCCGCATCGACAGC
This genomic stretch from Phytohabitans rumicis harbors:
- a CDS encoding FtsX-like permease family protein, whose protein sequence is MTGLAWHTIRARKSSLAGSFIALALGVALLAAMALTLASTIGAGRGGPDWYVTPDVVVAGTNTVSVTTGSGEDRETESLRTTASRALPADLPDRLSTMDADVVVDYAGPATADGAPGDTVHPWSAATLHPYTWSAGGPPRAPTDIALSGPSGHRPGDRITVHTLRGTEEFTVSGVLDSAAPPALYATDAVAATLASGRIHAVALTARSGDAGALAGRVRAAVGDAPAQVLTGNDRRKAEPDPDGEKLEVAISLLATTCGLAGFVSIFVVSGTFGYAVAARRREFGLLRTAGATPRQVRRLVLGEALAVGVLASLAGGALGTVLAPPFAHWLARIEFAPSNFTAHFIFWPVASAFGVGLAVALTGAWLAARRAGRVRPVEALREAALDRRPMTLARWVVGLAAIGGAVPMIAVFSSMRSADATALVLLVGMMLIVACAMFAPLLIPPLVGLLTAPLSAARGAAGMLARHGARTSVRRTAATAAPILVTVGIAGSTLVSLGTLYAALESAARDRIVAEAIAVPDGSPGLSDPAIAALRATPGITAAVPTTDTPVYVRDGDSPEDWSGRYISGPDAASVLNLPLVAGDLTALVGTDTIAVPEGRWGLGDTADLWLGDSTPVRLRVVAVLAPQLDLADTVLLPWDLRASHGQPLASTVYLRGTPPATVDGAVVVATGNYVSAADEEQARINRLASIAVLGMALLYTGIAIANTLVMATADRSRELATLRLTGATPRQLLRMIGIEAVLVTCVGVLLAGVVTLVTVAGMRSGLAGLAPSVPITAPWPALAGIALACLVTAVLGSLIPATLLLRRRPIELAGIRE
- a CDS encoding aminoglycoside phosphotransferase family protein gives rise to the protein MVTTAPDGRAGIDATLVRRLLAAQFPQWSDLPVTPVAADGWDNRTYRLGEDMTVRLPTAPGYVPAVAKEHEWLPRLAPALPVAVPPVLAMGEPGAGYPFPWSVRGWLPGEPADPARIDDMPGLAVAVAEFIRALQRCDTNSGPLAGAHSFYRGTPPAHYDEETRRCLVELAGQVDTARAAAVWDAALAAESRGTPVWFHGDIASGNLLVDGGKLAAVIDFGTSGVGDPACDLVITWTMFTGASRDAFREAVGQDEGTWARARGWALWKALLVRDFRVLGEVLASEG
- a CDS encoding PhzF family phenazine biosynthesis isomerase encodes the protein MEILRYTAFSTDPAGGNPAGVVLDATGAGDAAMQRVAADVGYSETAFLIPRGDRRFDVRYFSPKAEVPFCGHATIASAAAYADRHGPGVLRFDTRAGAVQVSTAVTPDGATTATLTSVPPKTAPLPDADLAALLAALRWAPGDLDPALPPRVAFAGAWHPVIAAATRARLADLAYDMDALAALMARRDWTTIDLVYRESPDVFHARNPFPPGGVVEDPATGAAAAAFGGYLRELGLVEPPATVTVHQGVDMGRPSTLTLTIPAAPTSGISVTGPAIPLP
- a CDS encoding zinc-dependent alcohol dehydrogenase family protein codes for the protein MKAAVIVTPGQIAVQEVPDPTPGPREVVVEVASCGICGTDLHIMDGEFAPAYPIVPGHEFAGRVVEVGADVTDVSVGDQVAVDPSLYCGECYQCKRARGNLCENWNAIGVTRPGGAAQYALAPAANCFRLPPSVNVADAALIEPLSCAVRGFDRLPRNLADHYLIYGAGTMGLMMMELAKRAGAASVSMVDINPSRLATARLLGCTHAVESASSLDGFPRGWDVVIDCTGVEAAITDGLGRVGKAGTFLQFGVASYGARATIEPYKIYNQEITITGSMAVLQSFDRAGELFATGILPPDVFISHRYKLDDYAAAMTQFREGVGRKIAVVP
- a CDS encoding carbohydrate ABC transporter permease, which produces MRRSLATVAAWFAGLVFFFPVLWMVLTGFKREVDATSWVFTPTLDGYRQVFDRDITPYLLNSLMASLFSTLLVLVLATPAAYALSLRPVEKWRDVLFFFISTKMLPAVAALLPIYLVVKELGMLDNIWTMVLLYTAMNLPLAIWMMRSFLLEVPRSVLEAAEMDGAGLLLTIRRVLLPIVSPGLAATALICFIFSWNEFFFAVNLTATRAGTSPIFLVGFISSEGLFLARLCAAATLVSLPVVLAGWLAQKQLVRGLSMGAVK
- a CDS encoding carbohydrate ABC transporter permease → MSSATMVKAPARHAARRVGPAPSRRDRWSRRAPLLPALVFAIVVTQVPFLVTLYLSTVSWNALRPGSRSFVGLSNYGTVLSDERLRAALVNTVVLTASAVIVSVLLGLGLAILLDRRFPGRGVVRTLLITPFLVMPMAAALLWKHAFYNPAYGLINGVLGGSTDWVSQYPMVAVVATLVWQWTPFMMLIILAGLQAQSLETLEAARVDGATGWQTFVYVTLPYLRPYLELSALLGSIYLVQTFDAVFTITQGGPGTATTNLPYEIYLTTFRKFEYGEAAAAGVVVVFGTIVVATFALRVISGLFRMEVTR
- a CDS encoding ABC transporter substrate-binding protein, giving the protein MSRLRIFAVISVLVLSGCSGAGGGSSDGGGGDSKTITALMVGNPQMEDIAKLTADNFTKATGITVKFTILPENELRDKVTQDVATQGGQYDVATIGAYEAPIWAKNGWLHELSSYADADSAYDKADLLQPMVQSLSGEDGKLYAAPFYGESSFLMYNKELFAAKGLTMPERPTWQQVADFAAKLDDKQAGVAGICLRGLPGWGEVFAPLTTVVNTFGGTWFDKDWNPQVSAAPFAEATKFYVDLVRQHGEAGAPQAGFTECLNTFGQGKAAMWYDATSAAGTLEDASASKVAGKVGYVYAPVVKTKSSGWLWAWAWAMPKTTKQADAAWKFISWATGKEYEKLVGEKLGWSRLPAGKRASTYNIPEYKQSAGAFADITLKAIEEADPTNPGVQPRPAIGVQFVGIPEFADLGTKVSQEVSAAIAGKTTVDKALADGQKLAEDVAKKYRK
- a CDS encoding DeoR/GlpR family DNA-binding transcription regulator, producing the protein MNAEERQHRILILARSNGDVDVGKLAADLAVAPETIRRDLRTLEQHGLVKRTHGGAHPVETARFETTLAMRTTRRVPEKRRIAAACVDLLGDAETVFVDEGFTPQLIAEALPTDRPLTVVTASLSTAAVLATNTSTTVLLLGGRVRGRTLATVDHWATRMLAGFVIDLAYVGANGISREHGLTTPDPAVADVKAQVMRVARRRVFAGVHTKFGVSSFCRFAEVGDFETIVTDTALPASEAHRYSMLGPQIIRV
- a CDS encoding FecCD family ABC transporter permease, which gives rise to MTVVRTPGDRLSMRVHGRVLAVCVALAVAAAGVGAVTMTTGDYPVPLLDVLKAIAGHGPPGTDFIVLTLRLPRLLTGLLVGAALGVSGAVMQRLSGNPLGSPDIIGFTNGSAAGAVIVILLFDGGMYEVAAGAVVGGLGTLLLVYGVAFRRSLSGIRLILIGIGLSAMFLALNNYLIARASLDDAMSAQVWLIGSLNGRRWDHVRPVALAMAVLLPIAFLLARRLSMMEMGDDAARALGVPVGRTRAILIVVSVALSAVATAAAGPIGFVALAAPQLARRLTRSAGPGLWPAALMGALLLTGSDLATQRLFAPTPLPVGLATAAVGGVYLAWLLMHEWRHTRA